The following proteins are co-located in the Microbulbifer sp. VAAF005 genome:
- a CDS encoding multicopper oxidase domain-containing protein, with protein MHTHGLHVSPESPADNVCMKIKPGESYTYEYDIPKDQPPGLYWYHPHKHGSVAIQVGSGMAGALIVRDEFDDELEAMGVKEHILVFQNIAVDEHGKVEDQHQVAKFPDSEYCITVNGQYCPIIHATVGELLNLRLLNATTRTSIDIDCPWFAQMYIYGFDGNPTDDYRLQDGVSLGPANRASLFLKISEAATPGAHFYIYNNAIEFQQMPHYKYHNNSPLFVIAIAQGEEIGTAIYAPSKPPARCAPPPFPSSFKVDLLKPITDDEITNTRRLTFQANTLDDPQKYYRGLNVSIDHSPFEGCEVVNHYVELDAVEEWTLVNESEFPHPIHIHVNPYYVIEVVGEDPMHHTLKLPFWCDTFQVPPHGHVKFRTRFKDFTGKYPLHCHLLYHEDGGMMQHVRVVKDTSEIPK; from the coding sequence TTGCATACTCACGGGCTCCACGTCTCCCCAGAATCTCCGGCCGACAATGTCTGCATGAAGATCAAACCAGGGGAAAGTTATACCTACGAATATGACATCCCCAAGGACCAACCCCCAGGACTCTACTGGTACCACCCCCATAAGCACGGCTCTGTCGCTATACAAGTCGGCAGCGGGATGGCAGGTGCCCTAATCGTAAGGGATGAATTTGATGATGAACTTGAGGCAATGGGAGTTAAGGAACATATTCTTGTCTTCCAGAATATTGCCGTAGATGAGCACGGAAAAGTAGAGGATCAACACCAGGTCGCTAAGTTCCCAGATAGTGAATACTGTATAACCGTTAACGGACAATACTGCCCTATCATTCATGCAACGGTGGGTGAGCTTCTCAATCTGAGACTTCTCAATGCTACCACTCGCACATCGATAGACATCGATTGCCCTTGGTTCGCGCAAATGTACATCTACGGGTTTGATGGAAACCCTACTGATGACTACCGCCTACAAGACGGAGTAAGCCTGGGCCCCGCTAATCGAGCCTCCCTTTTCTTAAAAATCAGTGAAGCCGCCACTCCGGGAGCTCATTTTTACATTTACAATAATGCGATTGAGTTCCAACAAATGCCGCATTATAAGTACCATAACAACAGTCCACTTTTTGTTATCGCTATTGCCCAGGGAGAGGAAATCGGAACGGCAATCTATGCTCCCAGCAAACCACCCGCTCGATGTGCGCCCCCACCCTTCCCCAGCAGTTTTAAAGTGGACTTACTGAAACCTATTACAGATGATGAGATCACCAATACACGTCGACTCACTTTCCAGGCCAACACGCTTGATGACCCCCAAAAATATTATCGCGGGCTGAATGTCAGTATTGACCATTCACCATTCGAAGGATGTGAAGTGGTTAATCATTACGTAGAACTTGATGCAGTAGAGGAGTGGACCTTGGTTAATGAAAGTGAATTCCCCCACCCAATCCATATTCATGTTAATCCGTATTATGTTATCGAGGTGGTTGGAGAAGACCCCATGCACCACACACTCAAACTACCGTTTTGGTGCGACACCTTTCAAGTACCGCCCCATGGACATGTCAAATTCCGTACTCGTTTCAAGGATTTTACCGGGAAGTATCCTCTGCATTGCCACTTACTTTATCATGAGGATGGGGGCATGATGCAGCATGTTAGGGTTGTCAAAGATACCTCTGAGATTCCAAAATAG
- a CDS encoding glutamate decarboxylase has product MKEQSPFDRFFDEYNEDIPEKHFPRCSISAEAAEAIVTSETWADAKPAMNLSSFVTTFTESEAFEVAKKHYLKNYIDHDMYPQLFAMEARMVGWLHNLWNGPEGVEPYGAATIGSSEACMLAGLAHKWNWRKKRQQTGKDGSKPNLVTGANVQIVWEKFMRYFDVEPRIAPLRPGHYRFTSKHLDELVDENTIAVVAIAGQTFTGEDDAFRAIQNWLDKYEERTGHDIPMHIDGASGGFVNPFLYPNYKWDFRLPRVKSINASGHKFGLVPPGLGWIIFRERAVFDEDLMFYVNYLGGEMPTATLNFSRNASPVAYQYYNFIRLGYEGYRQIMQHTLENAQTLRQLLVASGYFEIMNKTQRIPVVAMTLNKKYKNFNEYDISNKVRERGWVLSAYSMPPNAQSVNSLRIVVRPHLNQNAISGLAKDIIHACDWLSKHCGNATPPKLHDPQKVAPSKC; this is encoded by the coding sequence GTGAAAGAGCAATCTCCATTTGACAGGTTCTTTGACGAATACAATGAAGATATTCCAGAAAAGCATTTTCCCCGGTGTAGTATTTCAGCAGAGGCTGCCGAGGCTATTGTAACCAGTGAAACCTGGGCTGACGCAAAGCCTGCGATGAACTTATCTTCGTTTGTCACAACTTTTACTGAGTCAGAAGCATTTGAGGTCGCTAAGAAACATTATCTGAAGAACTATATTGATCACGACATGTATCCACAGCTGTTCGCGATGGAAGCGCGAATGGTTGGCTGGTTACACAACCTTTGGAATGGACCTGAGGGAGTAGAGCCATACGGCGCAGCAACCATAGGCTCGTCAGAGGCCTGCATGTTGGCTGGTTTGGCGCACAAGTGGAATTGGCGTAAGAAGAGGCAGCAAACCGGCAAAGACGGCTCAAAACCTAACCTGGTTACCGGAGCCAATGTGCAGATTGTTTGGGAAAAATTTATGCGGTACTTCGATGTGGAGCCGCGCATAGCACCGTTAAGGCCTGGTCATTACCGCTTTACCAGTAAACACCTGGATGAATTGGTCGATGAGAATACCATCGCTGTTGTTGCTATCGCCGGGCAAACCTTTACCGGTGAGGATGATGCATTTAGGGCGATTCAAAACTGGTTGGATAAGTATGAAGAGAGAACAGGGCACGATATCCCTATGCATATTGATGGGGCGTCGGGAGGGTTTGTTAATCCATTTCTCTACCCGAACTATAAATGGGATTTTCGCTTGCCAAGAGTGAAATCTATCAATGCTTCCGGGCACAAGTTTGGCTTGGTGCCGCCGGGATTGGGGTGGATAATTTTTCGTGAAAGAGCAGTTTTTGATGAAGACTTGATGTTTTATGTTAATTACCTGGGTGGGGAGATGCCTACAGCCACATTGAACTTCAGCCGAAATGCATCACCGGTTGCCTACCAGTATTACAACTTTATACGTTTAGGCTATGAGGGTTACAGGCAGATTATGCAGCACACCTTGGAAAATGCGCAGACTCTTCGTCAACTTCTGGTGGCCAGTGGGTACTTTGAAATAATGAATAAAACCCAGAGAATCCCGGTTGTTGCCATGACCCTGAATAAAAAATATAAGAATTTTAATGAATATGATATATCCAATAAAGTACGTGAGCGGGGATGGGTTCTTTCTGCCTATTCGATGCCGCCAAACGCTCAGTCTGTAAACTCTCTGAGAATTGTTGTTCGCCCTCATCTCAATCAGAATGCAATCAGTGGCCTTGCAAAGGATATTATCCATGCTTGCGATTGGCTGAGTAAGCATTGTGGTAATGCAACTCCGCCCAAGTTGCATGACCCGCAAAAAGTAGCCCCCAGTAAGTGTTAA
- a CDS encoding amino acid permease, translated as MRPKGSSASSTPDIANRKMFSVAALGLLTAATVVTSLRTLPMMAQEELTMFFYIGFAALLFLIPAGLVSAELGSAFSERTGGVYTWVGEAFTPKVGFVAIWLQWIECIVWYPTELGFAAAAVAYAVGDNTIAQNTYYIGGFCILAYLLATLIALTGTRFLVKVAQFGFLVGIIFPCLILIVLAVWWVVSGNPIGWETLTDPEVAVRRDGYDHPRWFPHINGLGAIAFLGGILLAFAGVEAQATHVSELRDTRRGYPAVIAIAAVISILVFTLGALSIAAILPYKEISVETGLFTAYERAFGQLLGVQWPVQALSWLIGYGALSGALAWLAGPSRGLLATAQDGMLPPWFQRENRVGVQKNILLAQFVVVAAISSIYILMDNVSTAFVLISVMAISLYIIMYIMMFAAVIRLRITQPDLPRSFRIPGGLPGVCIVAGIGLISVVFALVVSFFPPEQLTIKNPVTYVALNLGGIAIAITVPLLIFYFHNPSWRGEGGHQQQSFSDIDE; from the coding sequence GTGCGACCAAAAGGGAGCAGTGCATCGAGCACCCCGGATATTGCCAACAGAAAGATGTTTTCTGTGGCTGCTCTCGGGCTCCTAACTGCCGCAACGGTCGTTACCAGCTTGCGCACCCTGCCGATGATGGCGCAAGAAGAACTGACGATGTTTTTCTATATCGGCTTTGCGGCATTGTTGTTCTTGATTCCTGCAGGGCTCGTGTCGGCAGAACTTGGCAGCGCCTTTTCAGAGCGCACTGGGGGTGTCTATACCTGGGTTGGTGAGGCCTTCACCCCGAAGGTGGGTTTTGTCGCTATATGGTTGCAATGGATCGAGTGCATTGTTTGGTATCCCACGGAGTTGGGTTTTGCCGCTGCGGCGGTGGCTTATGCGGTGGGCGATAATACCATCGCCCAGAATACCTACTATATCGGTGGGTTTTGCATCCTTGCCTATTTGCTAGCGACCCTGATTGCTCTTACTGGAACCCGCTTTCTGGTAAAAGTGGCACAGTTTGGGTTTCTGGTGGGTATCATATTTCCCTGCTTGATTTTGATTGTCCTGGCTGTTTGGTGGGTGGTGAGTGGTAATCCTATTGGCTGGGAGACCTTGACCGACCCGGAAGTAGCAGTGCGTCGGGATGGTTATGATCACCCACGCTGGTTTCCCCATATTAACGGTTTGGGGGCTATTGCTTTTCTCGGGGGTATTTTACTTGCCTTTGCTGGGGTGGAAGCACAGGCCACGCATGTGTCGGAACTACGTGATACCCGTCGAGGATATCCAGCTGTAATTGCCATCGCCGCCGTTATTTCCATCCTGGTGTTCACCCTCGGCGCTCTCTCTATTGCTGCAATTTTGCCCTATAAAGAGATATCTGTAGAAACTGGCTTATTTACAGCTTACGAAAGAGCTTTTGGGCAGCTACTTGGGGTTCAATGGCCCGTGCAAGCACTTTCCTGGCTAATTGGCTATGGTGCACTAAGTGGTGCCTTGGCATGGTTGGCTGGCCCCAGTCGAGGGCTACTGGCTACGGCCCAGGATGGGATGTTGCCGCCCTGGTTTCAGCGAGAAAACCGGGTGGGTGTACAAAAAAATATTCTCCTCGCACAGTTTGTAGTGGTAGCAGCAATCTCGTCCATTTATATTTTAATGGATAATGTATCTACAGCTTTTGTTTTGATTTCAGTGATGGCTATTAGCTTATATATCATTATGTACATAATGATGTTTGCTGCGGTTATTCGATTGCGGATCACGCAACCAGACTTACCCAGAAGTTTTCGTATCCCGGGAGGGCTGCCAGGGGTTTGTATTGTTGCCGGAATAGGCTTAATTTCCGTTGTTTTTGCCTTGGTAGTTTCATTTTTCCCGCCAGAACAGCTCACGATAAAAAATCCTGTAACTTATGTTGCTCTCAACCTGGGTGGAATTGCTATAGCGATCACCGTTCCCTTGTTAATTTTCTATTTTCACAATCCCTCCTGGCGAGGGGAGGGTGGCCATCAACAGCAGTCATTTTCTGATATTGATGAATGA
- a CDS encoding class I SAM-dependent methyltransferase: protein MSPSLAIVAAAPEYISAAEELSAQLDYPFLGVTSPVDVVDFPQVLCLGEPLQLCATGRKAAGPVWVDFVAGTLAHRRKYGGGKAQPVAKAVGLRSGFHPKVLDATAGLGRDAFVLAALGCEVQMLERNPVVFQLLKDGIRRLRQASIGDAELAAISERMSLVDCCTAASEWLALQSEESIPVIYLDPMFPARGKAAKVKKEMAAFHHLVGTDEDADSLLSPALAACYYRTVVKRPKLAPYLADMKPNLSLEGKSGRFDIYTKHGVPG, encoded by the coding sequence GTGAGTCCATCGTTGGCTATTGTCGCTGCGGCGCCAGAATATATTTCCGCTGCTGAAGAACTATCCGCTCAGCTAGACTATCCCTTCCTTGGAGTTACTTCTCCCGTTGATGTGGTCGACTTTCCACAGGTCTTGTGTCTTGGGGAGCCGTTGCAGCTATGTGCGACCGGGCGCAAAGCGGCGGGGCCAGTATGGGTGGATTTTGTTGCTGGAACACTTGCTCATCGCCGCAAGTATGGCGGCGGTAAAGCTCAACCAGTAGCAAAAGCTGTTGGTCTGCGTTCTGGCTTCCATCCCAAAGTCCTCGATGCCACCGCTGGTTTGGGTAGAGATGCTTTTGTTCTGGCGGCGCTGGGATGTGAGGTGCAGATGCTGGAGCGCAACCCGGTTGTTTTCCAATTGCTGAAAGATGGAATACGCCGGCTGCGACAGGCGTCTATCGGGGATGCTGAGTTGGCTGCAATTTCTGAGCGAATGAGCTTGGTGGATTGCTGTACGGCGGCGTCAGAGTGGCTCGCGCTGCAATCGGAGGAATCCATCCCTGTTATTTATCTGGATCCGATGTTCCCTGCGCGGGGGAAAGCTGCCAAGGTCAAAAAGGAAATGGCTGCCTTCCATCATTTGGTTGGGACTGATGAGGATGCGGATAGCTTATTGAGCCCTGCCTTGGCGGCCTGCTACTACCGCACAGTAGTTAAGCGCCCTAAGCTTGCCCCCTATTTGGCTGATATGAAGCCCAACCTTTCCTTGGAGGGGAAATCCGGCCGCTTCGATATCTACACCAAACATGGGGTTCCAGGTTAA
- a CDS encoding STAS/SEC14 domain-containing protein produces MIEHAWHQGDRILEVRPVGKLTVEDFQLLAAQIDPIISKRGRIEGLLVNAGDFAGWESFVAMISHFRFIREHQQHIRRIAVVTDNPILRFMPTLACHFISAEVRPFPEVELTQALEWLQKPG; encoded by the coding sequence ATGATTGAGCATGCCTGGCATCAGGGTGATCGAATACTCGAGGTTAGGCCAGTTGGGAAGTTAACCGTTGAGGACTTCCAGTTGCTAGCCGCGCAAATTGATCCGATCATCAGCAAGCGGGGACGTATAGAGGGGTTACTAGTCAATGCGGGAGACTTCGCTGGTTGGGAGAGCTTCGTCGCAATGATCTCTCATTTCCGCTTTATTCGAGAGCACCAACAACATATCCGGCGAATCGCTGTGGTAACCGATAACCCCATTCTTCGTTTTATGCCTACGCTTGCCTGTCACTTCATCAGCGCTGAGGTGCGCCCCTTTCCCGAAGTGGAGTTGACTCAAGCCCTGGAATGGTTGCAAAAACCGGGTTAG
- a CDS encoding PQQ-dependent sugar dehydrogenase translates to MKKILFATLLFASAVQAEITLDQLQVPEGFELSYFAEDVETARQLARSESGTVFSGSFRAKKVYALRDTDNDGAADKRWVLMENLKAPTGIAFKDGDLYVADVDKIIRFPQIERNLDQPKSEVVYDQFPTDRHHGWKFLRFDREGQLIVPVGAPCNICDANENYSKIFSLDLSSKKTKIIANGVRNSVGFDFHPQTNELWFTDNGRDMMGDDIPPCEINKVSFWGEHFGYPYFHGDDIADPEFGLGKNAADYSKPVLNFGAHVAPLGIHFYRGEQYPKDYRHNLLVAEHGSWNRSEKSGYRVMLATVENSEITKYEPLITGFMQEETTYGRPVAFLEMPDGSVLISDDFAHKIYRLSYTGI, encoded by the coding sequence ATGAAAAAGATATTGTTCGCCACTTTGCTGTTTGCCTCTGCGGTACAAGCAGAAATAACCCTGGATCAATTGCAAGTACCTGAGGGGTTTGAACTCAGCTATTTTGCCGAAGATGTTGAAACGGCTCGACAACTGGCTCGCTCTGAGTCGGGGACAGTTTTTTCCGGCTCTTTTCGAGCAAAGAAAGTCTACGCCTTAAGAGATACAGACAATGATGGCGCGGCAGATAAGCGCTGGGTCCTGATGGAAAACCTAAAGGCTCCTACAGGTATAGCCTTCAAGGATGGCGACTTATATGTGGCTGATGTCGATAAAATTATTCGCTTTCCCCAGATAGAGCGTAATCTGGATCAACCAAAGTCAGAAGTTGTTTACGATCAATTTCCGACGGATAGGCATCATGGTTGGAAGTTCTTACGCTTTGATCGTGAAGGGCAATTAATTGTGCCTGTGGGCGCACCCTGCAATATCTGTGATGCCAATGAAAACTATTCAAAGATATTTTCCCTGGATTTGTCCTCTAAAAAAACAAAAATTATTGCCAACGGGGTAAGGAATTCAGTTGGTTTTGACTTTCATCCACAAACCAATGAATTGTGGTTTACCGATAATGGCCGGGACATGATGGGGGACGATATCCCGCCCTGCGAAATCAATAAGGTGAGTTTTTGGGGAGAGCATTTTGGCTATCCCTATTTTCATGGAGATGATATTGCAGACCCGGAATTTGGGCTGGGTAAGAACGCTGCTGACTACTCTAAACCCGTGTTAAACTTTGGTGCCCATGTAGCGCCATTGGGAATCCACTTTTATCGCGGCGAACAATATCCCAAGGATTATCGGCACAATCTGTTGGTTGCTGAGCATGGGTCCTGGAATCGGAGCGAAAAATCTGGCTACCGAGTGATGTTGGCGACTGTCGAGAATAGTGAGATAACGAAGTATGAGCCGCTGATTACCGGCTTTATGCAGGAGGAAACCACATATGGTCGTCCGGTTGCATTTTTGGAAATGCCAGATGGAAGCGTCCTGATTTCCGATGATTTTGCGCATAAAATCTATCGTTTATCCTATACGGGTATATGA
- a CDS encoding OmpA family protein: protein MKYWVAALALGSMVGCSTLDPYTGESKTSNAAKGAGIGAVTGAIVGVATASKKDRGKGALTGALGGAAIGGGIGYYMDRQEMLLRQRLEGTGVRVEREGDNIRLIMPGNITFGTNRADIRTDFYDTLESVTVVLQEFDKTAIRVSGHTDSTGSDVYNQSLSEQRANSVASFFSGQGVSSGRVQAVGYGERYPIASNDSEAGRQANRRVELELLPL, encoded by the coding sequence ATGAAATATTGGGTAGCAGCCCTGGCACTGGGTTCGATGGTTGGTTGTTCCACATTGGACCCTTACACAGGTGAAAGTAAGACCAGTAATGCCGCCAAGGGGGCTGGAATTGGAGCTGTAACTGGAGCGATCGTTGGTGTCGCTACTGCCAGTAAGAAAGACCGTGGTAAGGGAGCCTTGACAGGTGCCCTGGGTGGCGCGGCGATCGGTGGTGGCATTGGTTACTATATGGATCGTCAGGAAATGTTGCTGCGTCAGCGCCTGGAAGGTACCGGCGTACGCGTTGAGCGTGAAGGTGATAATATTCGCCTGATCATGCCGGGTAACATTACCTTCGGTACTAACCGCGCGGATATTCGTACAGACTTCTATGACACCTTGGAATCGGTCACTGTTGTATTGCAGGAGTTCGATAAAACTGCAATTCGAGTCAGCGGCCATACCGATAGCACTGGTTCAGATGTTTACAATCAGAGCTTGAGTGAGCAGCGTGCTAACTCTGTAGCCAGCTTCTTCAGCGGTCAGGGCGTGTCTTCAGGTCGTGTTCAAGCTGTAGGCTACGGTGAGCGCTATCCTATTGCCAGCAATGACTCTGAAGCTGGGCGCCAGGCCAATCGCAGAGTTGAGCTGGAATTGTTGCCACTGTAA
- a CDS encoding SlyX family protein yields the protein MTEEIKALVERVDELESRLAFQEDTISQLNDVITRQDTDIRTLLAHMRELGEKYRTIAFEMQGAGKPLDEKPPHY from the coding sequence ATGACTGAAGAAATAAAGGCTCTGGTAGAGCGGGTCGATGAACTGGAGAGCCGTTTGGCTTTCCAGGAAGACACTATAAGCCAATTAAATGATGTGATTACTCGTCAGGATACGGATATTCGCACTCTACTCGCACATATGCGCGAGTTGGGCGAAAAGTATCGGACGATTGCTTTTGAGATGCAGGGGGCCGGCAAGCCGCTGGATGAAAAACCTCCGCATTACTAA
- a CDS encoding serine hydrolase domain-containing protein → MDIYGFCAPGLEALYDAFARNFRECGDTGAAFAVRQHGELICSLWAGSADRGAERPFTEDTLANVFSSSKGVLAVLAMQQVAAGKLDLDRPVADYWPEFAPGKETVTARQLLCHRSGLVAFRERVKDSLIYDWQAACDQVAGSEPWWKPGSAQGYAPFLYGWSLGGLIERVAEKPLLELYRELLAKPLNLDGGFGANGHRSQRIADVSPLKQPLPELRENAIGRAIKEDRKGPVAMAFSNPVSLMMGTNSSEWRGALIPAANGHFSARDLAAVYGELTCDEPTILPKRLIDEAAKEQSHGHDKVLQAEVSFGCGFIRSSSAADLRFGGSQGFGHPGAGGSVGFADPEKGLGFGYVTTRLGQSLFMDRRAVGLVDVLYGLL, encoded by the coding sequence ATGGACATATACGGCTTTTGTGCCCCTGGTTTAGAGGCTCTTTACGATGCTTTTGCCAGAAATTTTCGCGAGTGCGGTGATACAGGAGCGGCCTTTGCCGTGCGCCAGCATGGAGAATTAATCTGTTCCTTATGGGCGGGAAGTGCGGATCGGGGTGCAGAGAGGCCATTTACTGAAGACACATTGGCCAATGTCTTCTCATCTTCCAAAGGCGTTCTTGCAGTTTTGGCGATGCAGCAAGTTGCCGCAGGCAAACTGGATTTGGATCGCCCGGTAGCGGATTACTGGCCTGAATTTGCCCCAGGCAAAGAAACTGTCACCGCACGCCAATTGCTGTGCCACCGCAGCGGACTTGTCGCTTTCCGTGAGCGGGTAAAAGACAGTTTGATTTACGATTGGCAGGCGGCTTGCGACCAGGTGGCTGGCAGCGAGCCTTGGTGGAAGCCCGGAAGTGCACAGGGTTACGCCCCATTTTTATACGGCTGGAGCTTGGGTGGATTAATTGAAAGGGTTGCCGAAAAACCCTTGTTGGAACTTTATCGGGAATTGCTAGCCAAACCCCTCAATCTTGATGGGGGCTTTGGGGCAAATGGACATCGTTCGCAGAGAATTGCCGATGTCAGCCCGCTGAAACAACCCTTACCAGAGCTTCGGGAAAATGCCATTGGCCGCGCCATAAAAGAAGACCGCAAAGGGCCTGTTGCGATGGCATTTAGCAACCCGGTGAGCTTGATGATGGGTACCAATAGCTCCGAGTGGCGCGGTGCTTTAATTCCTGCAGCCAATGGCCACTTCAGTGCGAGAGACCTGGCAGCGGTTTACGGTGAACTCACCTGTGACGAGCCGACTATTTTGCCCAAGCGGTTGATAGATGAAGCGGCAAAGGAGCAGAGTCATGGCCACGATAAAGTATTGCAGGCTGAGGTGAGTTTTGGTTGTGGCTTTATTCGCAGCAGTTCCGCGGCGGACTTGCGCTTTGGGGGTAGCCAGGGCTTTGGCCATCCGGGAGCGGGTGGTAGTGTCGGCTTTGCTGATCCGGAAAAAGGGCTGGGCTTCGGATACGTGACAACTCGTTTGGGGCAGAGCTTATTTATGGATCGTCGAGCGGTCGGTCTGGTAGATGTTCTTTACGGGTTGTTGTGA
- a CDS encoding PaaI family thioesterase, whose protein sequence is MTQESAIQDQIQGNHCFGCGPDNDQGLRIKSYWTEKDQTRCEFLPSSHHNAGPAQYLNGGIIATVIDCHTVCTAIADGYLQAGRAVGTGDKIWYATGKLDISYLAPAAIDKPVILEATIVQRSSKKTVLHCNLTSNGRLCAKAEVIAVRVPDEW, encoded by the coding sequence ATGACTCAGGAAAGCGCAATTCAAGATCAGATCCAGGGCAATCATTGCTTCGGCTGTGGTCCAGACAATGACCAGGGCCTGCGTATTAAAAGCTACTGGACCGAGAAGGATCAAACCCGCTGCGAGTTCCTTCCCAGCTCCCATCACAATGCTGGACCTGCTCAATATTTAAACGGTGGAATTATCGCTACGGTTATCGACTGCCATACCGTATGCACAGCCATCGCCGATGGTTACCTGCAAGCCGGACGAGCTGTCGGCACTGGTGACAAGATCTGGTATGCCACCGGCAAACTGGATATTAGCTATCTGGCACCGGCTGCCATCGATAAACCGGTCATTCTCGAAGCCACTATTGTTCAGCGCTCCTCCAAGAAAACTGTTCTGCACTGCAATCTCACCAGCAATGGACGCCTCTGCGCCAAGGCAGAAGTCATAGCAGTCCGCGTCCCGGATGAGTGGTAA
- a CDS encoding ion transporter has translation MALTGRRKLLNEVIFGTETRAGRNFDVFLIWAILISVGLVLLTSIGTVRDRYEHILIGLEWVFTGLFTIEYIARIYCTVNRRKYIFSFYGIVDLLAILPSYLALLYTGATYLLVIRLLRVLRIFRILKLVRYLRDANVLLRALGLARRKILVFYSSVLVMCIIFGSLMFVVEGPGHGFTSIPTSVYWAIVTITTVGYGDISPQTPLGQGIAAMTMLIGYSIIAVPTGILTAELAGEMHRERVQQRCDNCSRSAHDPDAEYCKFCGHRLEDMEESEAL, from the coding sequence ATGGCGTTGACGGGACGTCGCAAACTGCTCAATGAGGTAATTTTCGGAACCGAGACCCGGGCAGGGCGGAATTTTGATGTTTTTTTGATCTGGGCGATCCTGATCAGCGTAGGTTTGGTGCTCCTGACCTCCATAGGTACGGTGCGCGATCGCTATGAGCACATTCTCATCGGCCTGGAATGGGTATTTACTGGCCTCTTTACCATTGAATATATCGCCCGGATATATTGCACGGTAAATCGCCGCAAATATATTTTCAGTTTCTATGGGATTGTGGATCTGCTCGCAATTCTCCCCAGTTACTTGGCGCTTCTCTATACCGGGGCCACTTATCTTTTGGTGATTCGCCTGTTGCGGGTGCTGCGGATCTTCCGAATCCTGAAGTTGGTTCGCTACTTACGTGATGCCAATGTCTTGTTGCGAGCCCTCGGGCTGGCCCGGCGCAAAATCCTGGTGTTTTACTCCAGTGTTTTGGTTATGTGCATTATTTTTGGTTCCCTGATGTTTGTGGTGGAGGGGCCAGGCCACGGATTTACCAGTATTCCCACGAGTGTTTATTGGGCCATTGTGACCATCACAACCGTTGGTTATGGCGATATCTCTCCGCAAACGCCTTTGGGGCAGGGCATTGCTGCAATGACCATGCTGATTGGTTACTCAATTATTGCAGTGCCTACCGGCATTCTAACGGCGGAGTTGGCTGGAGAAATGCATCGGGAGCGAGTGCAACAGCGCTGTGATAACTGCAGCCGTAGTGCCCATGACCCAGATGCGGAATACTGCAAATTCTGTGGCCATCGCCTGGAGGATATGGAAGAGAGCGAAGCGCTGTAA
- the yciH gene encoding stress response translation initiation inhibitor YciH — protein MAKENRLVYSTDLGRIKEESKTEKRRDGDGIVRIQRETKGRKGKGVTCVRGLPGTDSELKLLLAELKKRCGCGGALKDGVIEIQGDKRTEIKTFLESRNHTVKLAGG, from the coding sequence ATGGCTAAGGAGAATCGTCTCGTCTATTCAACTGATCTCGGTCGAATTAAAGAGGAATCCAAGACAGAGAAGCGCCGTGATGGAGATGGCATAGTTCGAATCCAAAGGGAAACCAAGGGCCGCAAAGGAAAAGGGGTGACTTGCGTACGCGGGCTGCCAGGCACTGACAGCGAACTCAAGCTGCTCCTGGCAGAGCTCAAGAAGCGCTGTGGCTGCGGTGGCGCCCTCAAAGATGGGGTGATTGAGATTCAGGGTGACAAGCGTACTGAGATCAAAACATTCCTGGAATCTCGCAACCACACGGTAAAACTGGCCGGCGGTTAG